The Nomia melanderi isolate GNS246 chromosome 7, iyNomMela1, whole genome shotgun sequence genome includes a window with the following:
- the LOC116430433 gene encoding protein GPR107 isoform X3, producing the protein MRKERVGAASHIINRTTRLGEHANNNKRKNMVHGKRGISRIGERSVRSNVQGVERSVNEDEFESRSEASGCSHTKLPMIVQTVKGEKYYNTSFAVYVASEEEEGLYNLYFHNCPNYNYAQVALDFTVQISEANSKNFLSAGEMPLPALYFMMALLFFLSGCFWVFILKKSKHPVFKIHYLMAVLVYLKSLSLLFHGINYHFIQTKGEHVAAWAILYYITHLLKGAVLFITIVLVGTGWTFIKHILADKDKKLFMIVIPLQVLANVAEIIIEESEEGDIEHKTWRDVFILVDLLCCGAILFPVVWSIRHLQEAAHTDGKAAVNLRKLMLFRHFYIMIVCYIYFTRIIVYLLKITVPFQYEWLDEMFREMATYVFFVLTGYKFRPASANPYFTLTNDETIQADEDDEMDVVLFSSVSGGSGITEGLSKVSKVPKVLRPTSSDVPSTQEERECLFNKTEPSHEYD; encoded by the exons ATGCGAAAAGAGAGGGTCGGGGCTGCGAGCCACATTATAAATCGCACAACGCGACTCGGGGAACACGCTAACAACAACAAGAGGAAAAACATGGTACACGGGAAGAGAGGAATATCGCGGATCGGCGAGCGTAGCGTACGTTCCAACGTACAAG GTGTCGAAAGGTCCGTTAACGAGGACGAATTCGAGTCGAGATCGGAAGCTAGCGGATGCTCGCACACGAAGCTACCGATGATCGTGCAAACCGTCAAAGGAGAGAAATATTACAATACCAGTTTCGCCGTGTACGTCGCGAGCGAGGAAGAGGAGGGTCTTTATAATCTGTACTTTCATAATTGTCCGAATTATAATTACGCGCAAGTCGCGCTGGACTTTACG GTACAAATATCGGAGGCGAATAGCAAAAATTTCCTGAGCGCGGGCGAAATGCCATTGCCGGCTCTCTATTTCATGATGGCGCTCCTATTCTTCTTGTCGGGTTGCTTCTGGGTATTCATTCTTAAAAAGAGCAA GCATCCCGTCTTCAAGATTCACTACTTGATGGCTGTGCTGGTGTACTTGAAATCTTTGTCGTTGCTCTTCCATGGGATCAATTATCACTTCATTCAGACGAAAGGAGAACACGTGGCCGCGTGGGCGATTTTGTATTATATCACGCATTTACTGAAGGGTGCCGTACTTTTCATTACCATTGTCCTCGTCGGCACGGGGTGGACATTTATTAAACACATCCTAGCCGACAAGGATAAGAAACTTTTTATGATTGTGATACCGTTACAA GTATTAGCGAACGTAGCAGAAATAATAATCGAGGAAAGCGAGGAGGGGGACATCGAGCACAAGACTTGGCGAGACGTTTTTATCCTCGTAGACTTGTTGTGCTGCGGTGCCATCTTATTCCCGGTAGTTTGGAGTATCAGGCACTTGCAGGAAGCTGCGCACACGGACGGCAAGGCAGCTGTGAACTTACGCAAGCTGATGCTTTTTAGGCATTTCTATATCATGATAGTTTGTTATATTTACTTCACACGAATCATAGTGTACTTACTCAAG ATTACAGTACCTTTTCAATACGAGTGGCTGGACGAGATGTTCCGAGAAATGGCCACGTACGTCTTTTTCGTCCTTACCGGATATAAATTCCGACCAGCTTCCGCGAATCCGTATTTTACTTTGACGAACGACGAGACGATCCAGGCTGACGAGGACGACGAAATGGACGTCGT TCTCTTTTCCAGTGTTTCCGGAGGCAGCGGTATAACCGAGGGTCTCAGCAAAGTTAGCAAAGTTCCGAAAGTCTTGAGGCCCACGTCTTCGGATGTTCCTTCCACGCAAGAAGAGAGGGAGTGTTTGTTCAATAAGACCGAGCCATCTCACGAGTACGACTGA
- the LOC116430408 gene encoding putative G-protein coupled receptor B0563.6 — translation MDHFLTRGSYRCECEITRENEYARGWGRGEMNSAENSTETRICLLQEDLEDPRTSSLRRISYGIILPAICCLGIIGNILNLVVLTRRNMRGTAYIYMRGYSTAALLAIFFCIPFALRVLIHKEAGRWSNWVQAFYHAHLELFLGNGCLGVGVMMLLALTVERYVSVCHPGQHTRPLCGPPHLTVILIPLATFLVYLPSAFRGEISACLLEPAGPIIYQKRENQSFLDSLFYQIYKVALEIVFKVAPTILLAGFNLRIMIVYRRSCERRRRMTLSRTVSNEEDPRTFAEERRLVLLLGSTSILFLVCVSPMVILNITLRESNLSHYPYQVFRALANLLEVINYSITFYIYCLFSEDFRNTLIRTLQWPWGNSSHSGRGLPMKRSPLPRLTTTTTTTTTPPTIAVATPGHFARASV, via the exons ATGGACCATTTTTTAACTCGGGGATCGTACAGGTGTGAATGTGAGATAACAAGGGAAAACGAGTACGCGCGCGGGTGGGGGAGAGGCGAGATGAACAGCGCGGAGAATTCGACGGAGACGCGAATATGCCTTCTGCAGGAAGATTTGGAGGACCCTCGGACCTCGTCGCTGAGAAGGATCAGCTACGGCATTATCCTGCCCGCTATCTGTTGCTTGGGAATCATAGGGAATATTTTGAACCTGGTCGTCCTAACCAGGCGCAATATGCGAGGGACCGCTTACATCTACATGAGAG GATACTCGACGGCGGCGCTTCTCGCGATTTTCTTTTGCATCCCATTCGCCCTCAGAGTTCTTATTCACAAAGAAGCAGGCCGGTGGAGCAATTGGGTTCAGGCGTTCTACCATGCCCACCTCGAACTGTTTCTGGGCAACGGATGCTTGG GGGTCGGAGTGATGATGCTCCTAGCGTTAACGGTGGAGCGTTACGTGAGCGTTTGCCACCCCGGTCAGCATACCCGGCCGCTCTGCGGTCCCCCGCATCTGACGGTGATTCTGATCCCTCTCGCAACGTTTCTGGTTTATCTGCCGAGCGCGTTCCGCGGAGAGATCTCGGCCTGCCTTCTGGAGCCAGCAGGGCCCATCATCTATCAGAAGCGGGAGAACCAGTCGTTCCTCGACTCGTTGTTCTATCAA ATATACAAGGTTGCGCTGGAGATCGTTTTCAAAGTGGCGCCCACTATTCTATTGGCGGGCTTCAATCTGCGCATAATGATAGTCTACAGAAGATCTTGCGAGCGCCGGAGACGCATGACGTTGTCCAGGACTGTCAGCAACGAAGAGGACCCGAGAACGTTCGCGGAGGAACGAAGACTCGTCCTTCTTCTAGGCAGCACCAGCATTCTGTTCCTCGTCTGCGTCAGTCCGATGGTAATTCTGAACATCACTCTGCGGGAAAGCAATCTCAGCCACTACCCTTATCAG GTGTTCCGAGCCCTGGCTAACCTGCTGGAAGTGATCAATTACTCGATCACGTTCTACATCTACTGCCTGTTCTCGGAGGACTTCCGGAACACCTTGATCCGGACGTTGCAGTGGCCCTGGGGGAACAGCAGCCACAGCGGAAGAGGCCTCCCGATGAAGCGTTCTCCCCTGCCAAGGCTGACCACCacgaccaccaccaccaccacgcCGCCGACGATCGCCGTTGCGACTCCCGGTCACTTCGCGCGAGCCAGCGTCTAG